The window CCCGGTGGCAGGTTATTAATGACACTGGCACCGGTCATCTTCCGGCCAGCGCTGGCAAGGTTTCGGGTTAAGGTAGGTAAAGGGAAAAGATCAGGATCTGGGAACGCTGAACCAAAAGGAGTCACACCCTCTGCAGAACTCGACTTCAAGAAATCGAATAAGCGGTCATTAATGGCTTTCTTTTCACGTACTAACGGCTGTTCATAATCAACCCCATCCAAACGTGGCGCAACAAAGTAGCCCGACTGAGGCTTTGCGATGATCCACCCTTCACTTTCTAGCAACTGGTAAGCTTGTAAGACAGTACTATTGCTGACGTTGTAATTACGACAACTCATGCGTACCGAAGGGATCTTCTCTCCTGAACGCCACGTATTGTTCGCAATTTGAGTTCGAATATCCTTTGCTAGCTCTTCATAACGCGCCATCTAATTGTACTACCTAGAGAAATTCTGTGAGCTAGCGATTTTATCACTAACATCAACAACAATTGCTGCTATCCATATGATGACACCTAATTTCCACAATTGTGTGAATCATCTCACAGATAACTTTGTATGCTTTGATAAGTTTGTACCAAAGGTAGGAGCTAAGTTGGCTTTTAGCCCCAATAATTTGATGTAACCCAAAAACATGCGAGATAACAATGAAAAAAATAGAAGCAGACCAATTAAGCTATAAAGGAGAGTCAAACGGTGTTCATAGTTGGACAACACCGAGCGGCCAACCATATTACTGGCACCCAGATTGGCTCCATATTGCTGAAGATGCGACAGGCTCACATCCAAAGCAGAAGATCGACATAGATCAAGACCAAGCACCAACTGAAAAACACGCGGTGTCTGCTATTCTGAAACACCTCAACCAATGGGCTGCTGACAAATTAGCGTCTCATCCCGATATTGAAACAAACTCTGTTGAAGCGGAAATTAACCTGAAAAAATAGTTGCTCAAAGTAACTTGTTTAAAAGTAAATCGTCGAATTGCGATTTGATATACTGAAATTCGCTAGATTAACCGCTCTCGATTCCACTCAGGTATACCGACTGAATAGCCTCAAATCTCGACCGAGGCTATTCAAGTATCCTCATAAAAATGCTGCAATAACCCTCACCTAGTTAACAAATATCCAACACAAACCAATTTCTTGTTTCAATCCACGAAAGCTGTCGATAATATTCGCGGTCTTATTCACGGTGATGATGTTAATCATTCGCAGTTCCAAAGACGTGAATCAATGATCAAGTAAATCTAAAAAGAATAAAAACTAAGGCTTCAAGATGGATACTTCAAACTACAATCAATCGCTAACGATTAAATTATACGTTATCGCTGGCGTACTGTTTGGCACTTACGGTAGCCGGGTATGCCCGATGCTCGAAAGCTTAACGACGTTAGAGATTTTTACCCAAGTCAGTAGTATCTTTATTTTATTATGGTTAGCACGCCATTATTTGCTATCGCAACACGCCTTCGTCAAACAAGGTCGATTCGCACAAGTCGATACTCTATTATTTTTTACAGCAAGTGTTCCGCTCGCTCTGTATTACAACCTAAGCTACGAGTTCACGATAGACAGTAACTTGAAAGTTCTGTTTGGTATGAGTCTATTCGGTTTCTTTACCGGAACAATTCTTCAATTGAACGCCAAACTCAGCCAAATAGATAACATGGAGGCAACTGGGAAATTTGACTTCAAGCTGATTGGCGAAAGAAGTTCTCTCGTTAAACAAATGATTGGTTTGGTCATCGTGCTTTTGGTTACATTGACCACAATACTGACTATGGTTGCCGTCAAAGACATCTTTTGGCTAGAGCACAACCCTGAACGCTTGTTGGATGGCACGGGTAAGATCAGTGTGATCAAAGAGTTCATTTATTTGGCAGTGGTACTGGGTGGGTACGCGATAACCATCATGACTTTATGGAGCAAGCTGATCAAACGTATTCTCTTAAGCCAAGAGCACGCATTAAGCAAAGTCACGAATGGTGAACAAGGCGTTCGCTTACCTATTTTCAGCTACAACGAGCTTGGTTCAATGGCGTCTATGACCAATACCATGCTTGATAGTCTCGAAAACGCTCAAA is drawn from Vibrio sp. SNU_ST1 and contains these coding sequences:
- a CDS encoding HD-GYP domain-containing protein, whose amino-acid sequence is MDTSNYNQSLTIKLYVIAGVLFGTYGSRVCPMLESLTTLEIFTQVSSIFILLWLARHYLLSQHAFVKQGRFAQVDTLLFFTASVPLALYYNLSYEFTIDSNLKVLFGMSLFGFFTGTILQLNAKLSQIDNMEATGKFDFKLIGERSSLVKQMIGLVIVLLVTLTTILTMVAVKDIFWLEHNPERLLDGTGKISVIKEFIYLAVVLGGYAITIMTLWSKLIKRILLSQEHALSKVTNGEQGVRLPIFSYNELGSMASMTNTMLDSLENAQNEVKTTRDVAIVSLSALAESRDNETGAHILRTQEYVKVLALELSKSEAHASLLTPNYIELLYKSAPLHDVGKVGVPDSVLLKPGKLTDEEFEIMKGHPAIGAEALSIAEKQLGSSSFLRVAKEISLTHHEKWNGSGYPNQLSGEDIPLSGRLMALADVYDALISKRVYKPAFTHEQAKQIILEGNGTHFDPQVIQAFLAVEQEFVSIAATYKDGKNVQNELERESLIAQSA